From a single Lolium rigidum isolate FL_2022 chromosome 7, APGP_CSIRO_Lrig_0.1, whole genome shotgun sequence genomic region:
- the LOC124678811 gene encoding uncharacterized protein LOC124678811 codes for MAPRFLACFGRGSATASAPDPAEELAPGPVLVELFSSQGCAASPDADAVAARLAQDSAGGVVVLGFHVDYWDYRGWKDPFASSAWTVRQKAYVEALRLDTLFTPQVVVQGRADCVGTEHDKLAQAVRDAPKYPSPAFKVTFQRPNPTTLQASFTGPLRARVEGGGSVMVALYESGVVTDCGRGENKGKALLNDHVVRRLEKLAAVRDGASAKKTVSGSVQFPLWDGFRPTKCGLVVFVQNAALQVLGVQHLDLPDKV; via the exons ATGGCGCCGCGGTTCCTGGCGTGCTTCGGCAGGGGCAGCGCGACGGCATCGGCGCCAGACCCGGCGGAGGAGCTGGCCCCGGGGCCGGTGCTGGTGGAGCTCTTCTCCTCGCAGGGTTGCGCGGCGTCTCCCGACGCGGACGCCGTGGCGGCGCGGCTGGCGCAGGACTCGGCCGGCGGCGTGGTGGTGCTCGGGTTCCACGTCGACTACTGGGACTACCGCGGGTGGAAGGACCCCTTCGCGTCCAGCGCCTGGACGGTGCGGCAGAAGGCCTACGTGGAAGCTCTCCGCCTCGACACGCTCTTCACGCCGCAGGTCGTCGTGCAGGGCCGCGCCGACTGCGTGGGCACCGAGCACGACAAGCTCGCGCAGGCCGTCCGCGACGCGCCCAAGTACCCATCGCCCGCCTTCAAG GTGACGTTCCAGCGGCCGAACCCGACGACGCTGCAGGCGTCCTTCACGGGCCCGCTCCGCGCCCGCGTGGAGGGCGGCGGGAGCGTGATGGTGGCGCTGTACGAGAGCGGCGTGGTCACCGACTGCGGCCGCGGCGAGAACAAGGGCAAGGCGCTGCTCAACGACCACGTGGTGCGCCGGCTCGAGAAGCTGGCCGCCGTGCGCGACGGCGCCTCCGCCAAGAAGACCGTCTCCGGGTCCGTCCAGTTCCCGCTCTGGGACGGCTTCCGGCCCACCAAATGcggcctcgtcgtcttcgtccagAACGCCGCGCTGCAGGTGCTCGGCGTCCAGCACCTCGACCTGCCCGACAAAGTCTGA